The Clostridium sporogenes region TACCACTACTTTTATATTTTCATAATCCATACCAAATAAAAAATGAGCTTCTATAACTTCTAATCCTTTATTCATTAATGTGGCAGAATCTATAGATATTTTTCTTCCCATATTCCATTTAGGATGTTTAAGAGCATGCTCTGGTTTTACATCTATAAGTTCTTCCTTTTTTCTACCTCTAAAAGGGCCTCCTGAAGCCGTTACTATTATATTTTTAACTTCTTCCTTTTTATTTCCTCTTAAGCATTGAAAAATAGCTCCGTGTTCTGAATCTACAGGCAATATATTTACATTATGTTCTTTAGCTTTACTAATAACCAGTTCTCCAGCTACTACTAAGGTTTCCTTGTTAGCTAAAGCTATATCTTTTCCACTTTCTATAGCTTTTATGGTTGGAACTAATCCTATCATTCCTACCACAGAGGTAACTACTGTATTTACCTCCTCTAAGGTGCTTATATATATCATTCCTTCCATACCTTTTAAAACTTTTGTATCTATTTTATTATCTATACAAAAATCTTCTACTATTTTAAAGGCATTCTCTTCTGTTAAAACTACATATTTCGGTTTAAATTCCTTTATAATTTCTATAACTTTTTTATAACTTTTGTTTGCGGATATAGCTACTAATTTTAAATCTTCTTTTTCTTTTCTTATTACATCTAAAGTTTGGGTTCCAATAGAACCTGTAGCTCCTAATATAGTTATGTTCTTCAAAATGTCATCTCTCCTCTAATAACTTTCATTTAAGTTTTTACAAATTCTTTAAGGGTTATTATATATAATGGTCCTAGAAGTAAACCTAAAAACCCTAAAATTTTAAATCCTATATATATAGATATTATTATAGCTAAAGCAGGTAATTGAAGCTTAGAGCTCATAAACTTAGTTTCTAATATTTGTCTCGTTATTATTAATAATAAATAAAGACATATAAGACCTAAAAATATTACATAATTTTTTGTATAGAATTGGTATAATATTAAGGGTAAAAAAATTACAACTGTTCCTATGTAAGGTAACATGTCTAATATACCACATAACACTCCTAATATTAAATAGTTATTTATATTTAATATTTTTAAACCTGTTATGGTTTGAAATGTAGTAAATATAACTAAAAAACATTCTATCTTTATTATTTCCTTTAATTTATATATTTTATCTTTAATTTTTTCAAATTCATTAACACCTATATATTTTTTAATATTTTCTAATATAGCATATTTATCCACCAAAATAAAGTATATAGAAATACTAGCTATAAAATATGCAAAAATCCATTCTGTGGTGTAACTAGCTCCTCTTCTAAAAAAGTCTCCATTTAATAAAGTTGTATCTATATTATTTAAATTTTTGTTAAATATATATTTGTTTATATTTAACATTTTGTTTATACCGCCTATGAAACAATCTATCTCTGTTTTAAAATTATAATAGTACCCTTTTAATAATATAAAATGATTATAAATAAAATTTCCTATTAAAAAAATTAATAAAAACAATATAAGATTTACTAAAATTATGCTTATAATAGAATTCACATTATTATTAAATAATTTTTTACTACATAAAAAATTATAAATAGGGTTACATAAAAAAAGTAAAACTAATATTATAAAAAAGGGCTTAAAATAATTTTTAACTAATAGAGCTAATAAAAAAAATATTATGAATATTATTATAGCATAGATTATATCTTTATATTTATGTTTATAATGCCTCAAATCCTTTTCTCCTATTATTGCTTTCTACATAAATATATTCATAATAAAGCTTATATATTAAGCTCCTTTATAAAAACTAAAACAACTACAATTAAATTTTAATGCAATTTTAAATATAAACTAGTCTTTACTAATTCTATTGTTCCCTCTGTTTCCTTATTTATATTATTAATTTCATTTTTATATATAACAATGCAAGAATTAAATAAGCTATTCAAATTCATATTAACTATATTTTATTTGTAATGTTTCTATTTCAATTATTAATTATACTAAAAAACTCAATCTAATAATAAATATAGATTGAGCTCTTTTGCTTATATTTTATTTTAAAGTTGTAATATAAAAGTTAAATAATAATATACTGCCACTGATGAAAATAAAATACTATCAAATCTATCTAATATTCCTCCATGGCCTGGTATCAAATTGCTATAATCTTTTACTCCTGCATATCTTTTTATGGATGAAGCCACCAAGTCTCCGAATTGACAAACTATCCCACATATAAGACCTATTAATATATAATGCATAATTTCTATATTAACTCCAAATTTAAATATAGCCGTTCCAAATATAGTGCAGGCTACTGAAGCTCCTATTATTCCACCTATAGAGCCCTCTATAGTTTTTTTGGGACTTACTTTAGGACATAATTTATTCTTTCCTAAGTACTTTCCTACATAATAAGCTGTAGTATCACAAAGCCAAGCAGAAATAAATATAAGCCACACTAAATAATTTCCGTGAGCTTTATTATTAACTAAAACTATAAAACTAAAAAATACGGGTACATATAAAAATCCTAAAAGTGTTATTGCCACATCTATAAAATTGTACTTTAAATTTATAACTGGTATAGCTAAAAGTATAAAAACAGCTAAAGTAGTTATATAAAAAATATTTTTATAATTTATACTATTTAAAAGTGGTATATAGTATATTAAACATAATAAGTATCCTACTATTTCTATGGGTTGTATACCTTTGTTTTTAATTACTTTATAAAACTCATACATACCACCTAAAGAAAGTGCTAATATACCCCACTTTAAAAATACTCCTCCTATAAATAGGAATATTACAAAGGGTGCTAATACTAACGCCCCTATATATCTACTATTCATCTTATTCTCTCCTATTCTAAAAGGTTATTTTACAGCTCCAAATCTTCTATCTCTATTTTGATAATCATATATGGCCTTATGAAGATGCTCTTTTTTAAAATCAGGCCATTTTATATCTGAATACCAAAATTCTGAATAAGCGCATTGCCATAATAAAAAATTACTTATTCTTTTTTCGCCGCTAGGTCTTATTATTAAATCCGGATCTGCCATTCCCTTTGTATAAAGATAATTAGAAATAAGTTCTTCATTTATTTCCTCTTCTTTTATCTTTCCTGCTGTTATATCTTCATATATATTTTTTACTGCCCTTATTATCTCATCTCTACCACCATAATTTAAGGCTAAATTTAGCACTAGTCCTGTGTTATTTTTAGTTTCTTCATAGGCTTTCTCTAATTCCTTTATGCACACCTCTGGTAATTTTTCTATGTTGCCTATTGCATTAACTATTACATTGTTTTCATTAAGCTCCTTGACTTCCTTCCTTAAATATTGAACTAATAAAGTCATAAGAGCGCTAACCTCATCTTTTGGTCTTTTCCAGTTTTCTGTAGAAAAAGCATATAAGGTTAAGTACTTAACACCTAATTTATTGCATTCTTTCACTATTTCTCTTATAGTCTCCACACCGGCTTTATGTCCCATAGTTCTAGGCAAACTTCTTTCCTTTGCCCATCTTCCATTTCCATCCATTATGATAGCAATATGTTTTGGTATATTGTTCATATCTAAATCCATATCTATACTAGCTTTTTTGTTATTTGAAAAAAAAATTTTCATAAAGTTCCCCCCAACATATTTACTTCTAAATTATTAAAAAACCTGCTGATAAGCAGGTTATAATCTTTATATAGATAGTATTTCCTTTTCTTTTACACTTATTATAGAATCTACTTCTTTTATATATTTATCTGTTTTCTTTTGAATATCATCTTCTGCCTTTTTAATATCATCTTCTGAAACATCATCTTTTTTTAGATTCTTAACATCATCATTACAATCTCTTCTTATAGATCTTATAGCTACTTTTGCTTCTTCTCCAGTTTTTTTCACAGTTTTAACTATGTTTTTTCTTGTTTCTTCTGTTAATTCTGGTATAACAAGTCTTATTACAGTACCATCATTAGAAGGATTTAAACCTAAATCTGATTTTAATATAGCTTTCTCTATAGCTGATAAAGCACTTTTATCCCAAGGTTGTATTAAAAGAACTCTTGCTTCTGGTACAGATATATTTCCTAATTGATTTAGTGGAGTCATAGAACCATAATATTCTGCTTCTATTCTATCAAGCATAGCTGGATTAGCTCTACCAGCTTTCATTGAAGCTAATTCTCTTTTTAAAGCTACAATAGTTTTCCCCATTTTTTCATCTGCTTTTTTTAATATTTCTTTTATCACTTAAATAACCTCCCCTTATTTTGAATTTGAAACTAGAGTACCTATTTCTTCTCCAGTTACAGCTTTTATTATATTGCAAGGTTCATCTAATCCAAAAACTAATATAGGAATATCATTATCCATACATAAAGAAGTAGCTGTAGAATCCATCACTTGTAATCCTTGTTCCAATACTTCTATATAAGATAATTTATTATATTTTTTAGCATCATCATGCTTATGAGGATCTTTATCATAAACCCCATCTACTTTTTTAGCAAGTAATATAACATCCGCTTCTATTTCTGCCGCTCTTAATGCAGCTGCTGTATCAGTTGAAAAATATGGATTACCTGTTCCAGATGCAAATATTACCACCCTTTCTTTTTCCAAGTGTCTCATAGCTCTTCTTCTTATAAATGGTTCTGCAATTTCTTTCATTTCTATAGCAGTTTGAACTCTAGTATTAACTCCTAGTTGTTCTAATGAATCTTGAAGAGCTAAAGCATTTATACAAGTAGCAAGCATCCCCATATAATCTGCTGTGGTTCTATCCATATCTGAACCACTTCTACCTCTCCAAATATTTCCTCCACCAACTACTGCGCCTACTTCTATTCCCATCTCAACTAATTTTTTTATTTGTTCTGATATTTCTTTTGTAAAATCAAAATCAAATCCAAAACCTTTTTCCCCTGACAAGGCTTCTCCTGATAGCTTTAACATAACGCGCTTATACTTTGGTTCATTCATCTATATTATACCTCCAAATTATTTTAAATTAAATATATTATGTATTATAAATTCAGTTTCAAATTAAAAGGAATTTAATATTTCTATAATATTCAACATAATACTTATAGAAATTATTTCCCTATGAATAGCAATTGTATAATATTTTAATTAATTACATTTAGAATAATTATATCATATAAATTTATACTATGACTACTCTCCATGATACTTCCTAGCAATTAGAGTCCTTTATAGCTTTTTATATAATTCTAGCAAGTAGCAATTTATTAATAACATACCTTGCATATGATTCTAAAAATAACTTTATTTTATATGTTTATTATGAAACTTTTCATTAACTTATTTTTCAAAAAAAGAGAACACTCAGTGTTCTCTTTTTTAATTATTTACCTTGGTTCATTTGTCTTTGAACTTCTTCAGCAAAGTCTTCTTCTTTCTTTTCTATACCTTCACCTTTTTCGTACCTTACGAAAGCTTCTACAGTTATATCTGCACCGATTTCTTTTGATTGTTCTTGTAAGTATTTAGTTATAGTGTAATCTCCGTTTTTAACCCAAAGTTGTTCAACTAAACAGTTTTCTTTATAGTATTTATTAATTCTTCCCATAACCATTTTTTCAACAACTTTTTCTGGTTTTCCTTCGTTTAAAGCCTGAACTCTGTATATTTCTTTTTCTTTTTCTAAAGTATCAGTATCAACACCATCTCTATTTAAGAATAATGGATTTGTTGCTGCAACTTGCATTGCTACGTCTTTAGCTATTTCAGCTAATTTTGCATCTTCTTTTTCACAAGCTAATTTTACAAGAACACCGATTCTTCCACCACCATGGATGTAGCTTGTTATAACACCTTTATCTACTGAAAGTTTAGCTATTCTTCTTAAGTTCATGTTTTCACCTAATTTAGCTATTAATTCAGTTATTACATCTTTAACTAATTTGCTTTCATCTGCTATATATTTTTCTTCTAATAATTCTTCTGCAG contains the following coding sequences:
- the frr gene encoding ribosome recycling factor, producing the protein MIKEILKKADEKMGKTIVALKRELASMKAGRANPAMLDRIEAEYYGSMTPLNQLGNISVPEARVLLIQPWDKSALSAIEKAILKSDLGLNPSNDGTVIRLVIPELTEETRKNIVKTVKKTGEEAKVAIRSIRRDCNDDVKNLKKDDVSEDDIKKAEDDIQKKTDKYIKEVDSIISVKEKEILSI
- the pyrH gene encoding UMP kinase, encoding MNEPKYKRVMLKLSGEALSGEKGFGFDFDFTKEISEQIKKLVEMGIEVGAVVGGGNIWRGRSGSDMDRTTADYMGMLATCINALALQDSLEQLGVNTRVQTAIEMKEIAEPFIRRRAMRHLEKERVVIFASGTGNPYFSTDTAAALRAAEIEADVILLAKKVDGVYDKDPHKHDDAKKYNKLSYIEVLEQGLQVMDSTATSLCMDNDIPILVFGLDEPCNIIKAVTGEEIGTLVSNSK
- a CDS encoding AI-2E family transporter translates to MRHYKHKYKDIIYAIIIFIIFFLLALLVKNYFKPFFIILVLLFLCNPIYNFLCSKKLFNNNVNSIISIILVNLILFLLIFLIGNFIYNHFILLKGYYYNFKTEIDCFIGGINKMLNINKYIFNKNLNNIDTTLLNGDFFRRGASYTTEWIFAYFIASISIYFILVDKYAILENIKKYIGVNEFEKIKDKIYKLKEIIKIECFLVIFTTFQTITGLKILNINNYLILGVLCGILDMLPYIGTVVIFLPLILYQFYTKNYVIFLGLICLYLLLIITRQILETKFMSSKLQLPALAIIISIYIGFKILGFLGLLLGPLYIITLKEFVKT
- the dxr gene encoding 1-deoxy-D-xylulose-5-phosphate reductoisomerase, with the translated sequence MKNITILGATGSIGTQTLDVIRKEKEDLKLVAISANKSYKKVIEIIKEFKPKYVVLTEENAFKIVEDFCIDNKIDTKVLKGMEGMIYISTLEEVNTVVTSVVGMIGLVPTIKAIESGKDIALANKETLVVAGELVISKAKEHNVNILPVDSEHGAIFQCLRGNKKEEVKNIIVTASGGPFRGRKKEELIDVKPEHALKHPKWNMGRKISIDSATLMNKGLEVIEAHFLFGMDYENIKVVVHPQSIVHSMVEYKDGSVIAQMATTDMKLPIQYALNYPNRKESQIEPLDFYKISNLTFEKPDMDTFLPLKLAYEAGKKGGVMPAILNGANEVAVDLFLKGKIEFLQIGDLLQECMNKFYKPMEATLENVISVDKEVREYLGKKYDI
- a CDS encoding phosphatidate cytidylyltransferase, with protein sequence MNSRYIGALVLAPFVIFLFIGGVFLKWGILALSLGGMYEFYKVIKNKGIQPIEIVGYLLCLIYYIPLLNSINYKNIFYITTLAVFILLAIPVINLKYNFIDVAITLLGFLYVPVFFSFIVLVNNKAHGNYLVWLIFISAWLCDTTAYYVGKYLGKNKLCPKVSPKKTIEGSIGGIIGASVACTIFGTAIFKFGVNIEIMHYILIGLICGIVCQFGDLVASSIKRYAGVKDYSNLIPGHGGILDRFDSILFSSVAVYYYLTFILQL
- a CDS encoding isoprenyl transferase, with product MKIFFSNNKKASIDMDLDMNNIPKHIAIIMDGNGRWAKERSLPRTMGHKAGVETIREIVKECNKLGVKYLTLYAFSTENWKRPKDEVSALMTLLVQYLRKEVKELNENNVIVNAIGNIEKLPEVCIKELEKAYEETKNNTGLVLNLALNYGGRDEIIRAVKNIYEDITAGKIKEEEINEELISNYLYTKGMADPDLIIRPSGEKRISNFLLWQCAYSEFWYSDIKWPDFKKEHLHKAIYDYQNRDRRFGAVK
- the tsf gene encoding translation elongation factor Ts, with the protein product MISAKMVKDLREKTGAGMMDCKKALTECDGDLEKAVEVLREKGLAAAAKKSGRVAAEGIVSTYISEDMKNGSIVEFNCETDFVSVNELFVELANNLSKQAAFSNVSTAEELLEEKYIADESKLVKDVITELIAKLGENMNLRRIAKLSVDKGVITSYIHGGGRIGVLVKLACEKEDAKLAEIAKDVAMQVAATNPLFLNRDGVDTDTLEKEKEIYRVQALNEGKPEKVVEKMVMGRINKYYKENCLVEQLWVKNGDYTITKYLQEQSKEIGADITVEAFVRYEKGEGIEKKEEDFAEEVQRQMNQGK